One genomic window of Chloroflexota bacterium includes the following:
- a CDS encoding sugar kinase, producing MRKEDVCALTQHKQMYDVVCFGEAMIRFTPLNFQRLEQATSLEVTVGGSELNAAVGLSRLGLRTAWVSRLVDNQLGRMIASRAMTHGVDVSHVVWTKEGRVGLYFIEMGASPRASQVLYDRSHSAIAGLVAEEIDWPALLKGTRVFHTSGITPALSRPCAEATEAALSAAKDNHCLATFDLNYRARLWTKDEARQTLSQLFRYVDILLTTSDDLETVFGLSGSEEMMAQEIKEQFGFKVVVITIRQAPTVLRGSWTSLALADRTYRGRITELELVDRIGSGDAYSAGFIYGYLTGDVAKAVAYGDAMSVLKHSIPGDFSWVTLAEVEHQTAAVVTKIQR from the coding sequence TTGCGAAAGGAGGACGTCTGCGCGCTGACGCAGCATAAACAGATGTATGACGTCGTTTGTTTTGGTGAAGCAATGATCAGGTTTACCCCACTGAACTTCCAGCGGCTGGAGCAGGCGACCAGTCTGGAGGTAACTGTAGGTGGATCGGAGCTCAACGCGGCCGTGGGGCTCAGTCGATTGGGGCTGCGGACTGCTTGGGTATCCCGGCTTGTGGACAATCAGCTTGGTCGGATGATTGCCAGCCGAGCTATGACGCATGGGGTAGATGTTTCTCACGTGGTGTGGACCAAGGAGGGAAGAGTTGGTTTATATTTCATCGAGATGGGAGCCTCGCCAAGGGCCTCCCAGGTATTGTACGATCGCTCCCATTCGGCCATAGCTGGGCTGGTGGCTGAGGAGATCGACTGGCCCGCTCTGTTGAAGGGGACGAGGGTTTTTCACACCAGTGGCATAACGCCAGCCCTGAGCCGACCATGCGCTGAGGCCACTGAGGCGGCTTTAAGCGCAGCAAAGGATAATCATTGTCTGGCGACCTTCGACCTCAATTACCGGGCCAGGCTCTGGACGAAGGATGAGGCTCGCCAGACGCTCTCGCAACTATTTCGCTATGTGGACATTCTGCTGACTACCAGTGATGACCTGGAGACGGTCTTCGGGCTCTCCGGCAGTGAAGAGATGATGGCCCAGGAGATCAAGGAACAGTTCGGATTCAAGGTCGTAGTCATTACTATCAGACAGGCTCCAACAGTGTTGCGCGGCAGCTGGACCAGCCTGGCCCTGGCCGATCGGACTTACCGGGGGAGAATCACGGAACTGGAGTTGGTGGATCGGATCGGTTCTGGCGATGCCTATTCGGCTGGCTTTATCTACGGCTATCTTACTGGCGATGTGGCCAAGGCTGTGGCCTATGGCGATGCTATGTCGGTTCTCAAACATTCCATACCGGGCGACTTCAGCTGGGTGACGCTGGCCGAAGTGGAGCATCAAACGGCGGCGGTGGTCACGAAGATTCAGAGATAG